The Pseudomonadota bacterium genome contains the following window.
CGGGTGTATGGGATTGCGCTCGGGTACGAGGATCTCAACGATCACGACACCCTGCGGCACGATGTGTTATTGGGGGTGCTCGGTGAGAAGGAAGAGCCAGAATTCCTGGCCAAAGGGGAGAATCCCCGTTTTATCGTCACCTCACTCTCGAAGGACGAGCAGGAGGCACAGCCGTCCAGCGCGCCAGAGGTGTAGTCCTGTACCGCACCTTCCAGGCTCTTGAACAGGTCCTTGTAGTCGATGATGTAGCCCTAATCCTTGTCGTCGCCGTCCAGCCGGTTCACCCGGCAGATCGCCTGGAACAGGCCGTGGTCGTGCATCTGCTTGTCGATGTAGAGATAGGTCGCCGAGGGAGCATCGAAGCCGGTCAGCAGCTTGTCCACCACGATCAGGAGCTTCATCTGCCCCGGTTCATCGACAAATTTTTTCTTGACCTCCTGCTCGAACTTCTCGGCCTTGTCGACCGCCGTCTCCGGGGGCTCGATGAACCAGGCGGCCAGCATCTTCCGGTAAATCTCGTACTTACGCAGGTTGTCGGTATCCCCCTCGCCGCTGCTCTCGCCTTTGGCGTCCGCAACGCATGGCTTGTAGCTGGTGACGATGGCGCACTTGCCTTTCAATTCCGTCTTGGCAAAGAGCTCATAGAACTTGCACGCCTCGTAGATGCTGCCCGACACCAGCATGGCGTTACCGTGCCCGTCCATCAGGCGCGGTTTGGTACTCATGTCGAAGAGAATGTCGGCGACGATCTTTTCCAGCCGCGACTGGCTGGAGAGCACCCGCTGCATCGTGCCCCATTTCTGCTTCAACTGCGCCTTGGCCAGATCGTTCAGCCCCTGGGTCTTAGCCTCGAACCACTCGTCAATTTTCCTTTGAGAGGTAATGGCCTGGTCGATGTCCCGCGCCTCGTAGCGCAGGTCGAGCACCACGCCTTCCCGCACCGCCTGATCGAACTTGTAGGTGTGCATGTAGCGGCCGAACACCTCGATGCTCTTCTGCTTGTCGGCCTTGAGCAGCGGCGTGCCGGTAAAGCCTATAAAGAGCGCATTGGGCAGGATGGACTTCATCGCCTTATGGAGATCGCCCGACTGGGTGCGGTGACATTCGTCCACGAACACATAGAGATCGCCCTTGGGCCTGAAGTCCGGCGGCAGGTTTTTGATCGCTTCGAGGAGATCGGCGGCGTTTTCTGCGGCTTCGCCGTCTTCCTTGCCGCCAAACTTGTGCACCAGCGAACCCACCAGCCAGGGCGTGGTGGCGTTGAGGGTAGCGATCAGATCCGCTCCGCTCCGGGTGCGGTAGATGTGCTCGTCGACGCCCTTGAAGACCTTCTCGATCTGCTCGTCCAGCTCGGTGCGGTCGGTGATGATGAGCACGCGGGCGTTTGTCACATGCTCGCGGATCCACTTGGCCAGCCACACCATGATGAGCGATTTGCCGCTGCCCTGAGTGTGCCAGATGATCCCGCCCTCGCGCCGGCGGATGAAGTCCTGCGCGGCACGCACGCCGAAATACTGGTTCTGCCGGCAGAGCTTCTTGGTGCCCGCATCGAACACCACAAAGTCGTGGATCAATTCAAGCAAGCGTGCCTTGCCGCAGAGCTGGATCAGATGCCGATCGAGCATATTCTCGATCGGGCTGTCTTCGGTCCATTTCAGGTAATATTTCTCCGGCGTTTCGATGGTGCCGAAGCGCAGGCCCTCGGTGCCGTTGCCCGCCATGACGAATTGCAAGGTCGTGAAGAAGGGTTGGATGAACTCCTCCTTCTGGTTGTCCAGGTTCTGGCGGATCCCCTCGGCGACCGAGACGGTGGACCGTTTCAGTTCCAGCACGCCGAGCGCGATGCCGTTCACATAGAGCACGACATCCGGCCGCTTGGTGTTGGCTTTGGCGTCCGCGCCTTTGACCGTCACCTCTTCGGCGATGGCGAAGTCGTTGTTCTCCGGATGCTTCCAGTCGATCAGCCAGACGGTCCGCGTGTTCTCGCCGACTTCGGCCTTCACCTTTGCGCCATAGCGCAGCAGGCCATAGACGGCGCGGTTGCGGTCGTAGAGACTTTTGCTCGCGTCATTCGCGGCAGTCATCAGCTCGCGCAGTGCTTTTTCGATCAGCGCCGCCTCGTGCCCTT
Protein-coding sequences here:
- a CDS encoding transposase — translated: RVYGIALGYEDLNDHDTLRHDVLLGVLGEKEEPEFLAKGENPRFIVTSLSKDEQEAQPSSAPEV